One genomic region from Rattus norvegicus strain BN/NHsdMcwi chromosome 10, GRCr8, whole genome shotgun sequence encodes:
- the Spata32 gene encoding spermatogenesis-associated protein 32, whose translation MGVTGFSAFPCCGKNSVNIVERKNDDYHHHHHPLEDNKDEDNEMGTELSSMKPPPKVDPDPVPHLEDMVTELTSTPIPETENPEQQNYRIESIKPYEEELTTTNTFKPRGFNVNSTNKEEEEVVCGHFRSTPVQTSKHLFWSNKLIQASEHSLQTALEKHHKSPGEKKSISIAQVYTECTQRPSSTQVSRTPTPTALGLADLINFASSLAVASSSNMALPNLGTMIKGTSEKAQNTSLDFCQPIQSIKFTQATQITQISSEKQDEPPEVMAHKSWTQETRNVACSYLDINESGLKKATIQGEVKFVQAPATSPELQEDKDDSVPGTKKGTPILLKIHFKLSSPQAPEK comes from the exons ATGGGGGTGACAG GTTTCAGTGCATTTCCCTGCTGTGGCAAGAATTCAGTGAACATTGTGGAAAGAAA GAATGAcgactaccaccaccaccaccaccccttagAAGACAATAAGGATGAAGACAATGAG ATGGGAACAGAGTTATCAAGCATGAAGCCCCCACCCAAAGTGGACCCAGACCCAGTACCACATCTGGAGGATATGGTGACAGAGTTAACCTCTACACCCATACCTGAGACTGAAAACCCGGAGCAGCAGAACTACAGGATCGAATCCATCAAGCCCTATGAGGAGGAGCTGACAACCACAAACACCTTCAAGCCCCGGGGCTTCAATGTGAACTCAAccaacaaagaggaggaggaggtggtgtgCGGCCACTTTCGCTCCACCCCTGTGCAGACCTCCAAGCACCTTTTCTGGTCCAACAAGCTCATCCAAGCATCAGAGCACAGCCTACAGACAGCCTTAGAAAAACATCACAAGAGCCCCGGGGAAAAGAAGTCTATCTCCATAGCCCAGGTTTACACAGAATGTACTCAGCGGCCGTCCAGCACCCAGGTGTCTCGCACCCCCACGCCCACAGCCCTTGGCTTGGCAGATCTGATCAACTTTGCTTCATCCCTGGCTGTAGCCTCCTCCAGTAACATGGCCTTGCCTAACCTGGGGACTATGATCAAAGGAACATCTGAGAAGGCCCAGAATACCTCCTTAGACTTCTGCCAGCCCATCCAGTCCATCAAATTTACCCAGGCTACCCAGATCACCCAGATATCCTCAGAGAAGCAAGATGAACCCCCTGAAGTCATGGCTCACAAATCCTGGACACAGGAGACCAGGAATGTTGCTTGCTCTTACCTGGATATTAACGAGTCAGGGCTCAAGAAAGCCACCATCCAAGGGGAAGTGAAGTTTGTCCAAGCACCAGCTACATCCCCTGAGCTTCAGGAAGACAAAGATGA CTCGGTGCCGGGAACCAAGAAAGGGACCCCAATATTGCTGAAAATCCATTTTAAGCTGTCATCCCCCCAAGCCCCAGAGAAATGA